In Candidatus Desulforudis audaxviator MP104C, a genomic segment contains:
- a CDS encoding NAD(P)H-dependent flavin oxidoreductase, translated as MNFPTLKIGDLIPRYPIIQGGMAYKVSTAPLVSAVANAGGIGIIGATGMTVDELIAEIRKTRSMTRGIIGVNVMYAIRNFADLIAASIKEKIDVIFTGAGFSRDVFDWGREGRVPIVSIVSSARLAKMAEKLGAAAVVAESGDAGGHLGTERSTAEILPEIRSAVNIPVIAAGGIISGRDIADMVRMGADGVQMATRFVLSTECAVSDAFKQHYLKANADDVIVIKSPVGMPGRALRNTFTSLIEQGGAMLKPVECKKCLKVCSKEYCIIQALENSRIGLIDQGIVFAGKNVYKIKDILPVSKIFERLISEFKSA; from the coding sequence TTGAATTTCCCAACCCTTAAGATCGGCGATTTGATCCCGCGTTATCCGATCATCCAGGGCGGAATGGCCTACAAGGTCTCGACCGCCCCTCTCGTTTCGGCCGTGGCCAACGCCGGCGGGATCGGGATCATCGGCGCCACCGGCATGACCGTCGACGAGTTGATCGCGGAGATCCGCAAGACCAGGAGCATGACCCGGGGCATCATCGGGGTGAACGTGATGTATGCCATCCGGAACTTCGCCGATCTGATCGCTGCCTCAATAAAGGAAAAAATCGACGTTATTTTCACGGGGGCCGGTTTTTCCCGGGATGTTTTTGACTGGGGCCGGGAAGGCCGGGTACCGATAGTGTCCATCGTCTCCTCCGCCCGGTTGGCTAAAATGGCCGAAAAACTAGGGGCCGCGGCGGTGGTCGCCGAGAGCGGGGACGCCGGGGGGCACCTAGGTACCGAGCGGTCGACCGCGGAAATCCTGCCCGAGATCCGTTCCGCAGTGAATATACCGGTGATTGCCGCGGGAGGCATCATCAGCGGGCGGGACATCGCGGACATGGTCAGGATGGGGGCAGATGGGGTGCAGATGGCCACCCGTTTTGTGTTGAGTACCGAGTGCGCCGTCTCGGACGCCTTCAAACAGCACTACCTTAAGGCCAACGCCGATGACGTCATCGTCATCAAGAGCCCGGTGGGCATGCCCGGCCGGGCGCTACGCAACACTTTCACCAGCCTGATCGAACAGGGCGGCGCCATGCTGAAACCGGTGGAATGCAAGAAGTGCCTCAAAGTCTGCTCCAAGGAGTACTGTATCATCCAGGCTCTGGAAAACAGCCGGATCGGACTGATCGACCAGGGCATTGTCTTCGCCGGCAAAAACGTGTACAAGATCAAGGATATCCTACCGGTGAGCAAGATCTTTGAGCGCCTGATCAGCGAATTTAAGTCGGCGTAA